Proteins encoded together in one Miscanthus floridulus cultivar M001 chromosome 16, ASM1932011v1, whole genome shotgun sequence window:
- the LOC136513320 gene encoding uncharacterized protein produces MTNTRRTTYEAAEPGANGTGTGGGGGNHGNNNEPPHEPHLPPPPPFTPEMFLAQLLGSQRNTEQSQKNMEDFLRTIANNVQRGNNQGGGMGVNQYSSFKDFMDTRPPVFKEATEPLDAEEWINTMEDKFRVLRMTEVLKTEYAALQLQGPAGMWWKHHRTTFPPNAQISWREFAEAFRGVYIPPGLTEMKLGEFLALNQGTKTVTQYLHAFNNLCRYAPDMVDTDAKRIASFKRGLNPKMMKHVGTNNRVRFNDFISDCLKQEKNNNASTAAKTRKRAFEGGPSQARAPMGGRPPYRPSAPWC; encoded by the coding sequence atgacaaacactcgccgaaccacgtatgaagccgctgagcccggtgctaacggtacggggaccggtggtggtggtggaaaccatggcaacaacaatgagcctccccatgaaccgcatttgccacctcctcctccgtttacccccgagatgtttctcgcacagctgcttgggagtcagcgcaacacggaacaatcccagaagaacatggaagattttctgcgcaccatagccaacaacgtgcaacgtggtaacaatcaaggcggtggcatgggagtaaaccaatatagcagcttcaaagatttcatggacaccaggccaccagtattcaaggaagccacagagccactcgatgctgaggaatggatcaacacgatggaagataaattccgtgtgttgaggatgactgaggttctgaaaacggagtatgctgcacttcaattgcaaggaccggcgggaatgtggtggaagcaccatcgcaccaccttccctccaaatgctcagatttcttggagagagtttgctgaggccttccgcggagtctatattccacccgggctgaccgagatgaagttgggagagtttctggcattgaaccagggcaccaagaccgtgacgcaatacctacatgctttcaacaacttatgtcgctatgctcccgacatggttgacacagatgctaagagaatagccagctttaagaggggtctcaatccaaaaatgatgaagcatgttggtaccaacaaccgcgtcagattcaatgacttcatcagcgactgtctgaagcaggagaagaataacaacgccagcaccgcagccaagacacgcaagagagcctttgaaggtgggccgtctcaagctagagcacctatgggaggtcgtcctccatatcgcccatcggcaccctggtgctag